The Methylobacterium currus genome contains a region encoding:
- the nagZ gene encoding beta-N-acetylhexosaminidase gives MTLALILGCAGPVLSPEEAAFFREVQPWGFILFKRNIETPGQVRALTAALRETVGRADAPILIDQEGGRVQRMTRPHWQAYPSGRAYLRAGGPEGGPVLAGLGARLMAHDLAEVGINVDCAPVLDVPVPGAHDVIGDRAYGTDPAVVAAFGRAVAEGLMAGGVLPVMKHMPGHGRAGADSHHALPVVEASLDELDAHDFRPFRALADLPMAMSAHVVFRALDPENPATTSATIIREVVRGRIGFAGLLMTDDLSMNALSGTHRERAAAAFRAGCDIGLHCNGVRAEMEDVVASAPVLAGEALRRAEGALARLTPAAPAFDPAEARARLDAGLATAA, from the coding sequence ATGACCCTTGCCCTGATCCTCGGCTGCGCCGGCCCGGTCTTGAGCCCCGAGGAGGCCGCCTTCTTCCGCGAGGTGCAGCCCTGGGGCTTCATCCTGTTCAAGCGCAACATCGAGACTCCCGGGCAGGTCCGCGCCCTGACGGCGGCGCTCCGCGAGACTGTCGGCCGGGCCGACGCCCCGATCCTGATCGACCAGGAGGGCGGCCGGGTGCAGCGCATGACGCGGCCGCACTGGCAGGCCTACCCGTCCGGCCGGGCCTATCTGCGGGCCGGCGGCCCGGAGGGCGGGCCGGTCCTCGCCGGCCTCGGGGCCCGCCTGATGGCGCACGACCTCGCGGAGGTCGGCATCAACGTGGATTGCGCGCCGGTCCTCGACGTGCCGGTGCCGGGTGCCCACGACGTCATCGGCGATCGCGCCTACGGCACGGACCCGGCGGTGGTCGCGGCCTTCGGACGGGCGGTGGCCGAGGGGCTGATGGCCGGCGGGGTGCTGCCGGTGATGAAGCACATGCCCGGCCACGGCCGCGCAGGAGCCGACAGCCACCACGCCTTGCCGGTGGTGGAGGCGAGCCTGGACGAGCTCGACGCCCACGACTTCCGGCCGTTCCGGGCGCTCGCCGACCTGCCGATGGCGATGTCGGCCCACGTGGTGTTCCGCGCCCTCGATCCGGAGAACCCGGCCACGACCTCCGCCACAATCATCCGCGAGGTCGTGCGCGGCCGGATCGGCTTTGCCGGCCTCCTGATGACCGACGACCTGTCGATGAACGCCCTGTCGGGGACGCATCGCGAACGCGCCGCCGCCGCCTTCCGGGCCGGCTGCGACATCGGCCTGCATTGCAACGGCGTCCGGGCCGAGATGGAGGACGTGGTGGCCTCCGCCCCCGTCCTCGCCGGCGAGGCCCTGCGCCGGGCGGAAGGCGCCCTCGCCCGGCTGACCCCGGCGGCCCCGGCCTTCGACCCGGCCGAGGCCCGCGCCCGCCTCGATGCCGGGCTCGCCACCGCGGCCTGA
- a CDS encoding SPOR domain-containing protein: MTTNASRVPVDYDGYEQDRQPAPTRPDQARNGARPDPLAELARIVGQDDPFRALLEAKEAKEASRNEPRGRVEPVMPSYGEAPAPETGLSAARSEPTLGAPPAHMPAAAFNQYLAAVERETDSEPEAAPLEPEATPEPRPRGRRRIALVGTALGIVAASVGGALTWKAFHHSRSGAPILVMADQAPLKVAPQNAGGVEIPDQNKQIYERTATAPAKDGGQIRIVNREEQPLDVKQAARSLAAETGAAASPATPGNALTESLGEPRRVRTVSVRPEPSPAEVQRAAQAAAQAQAAQAAPVSPIPTMTLPTEATGSTPAPVTPRSPRAVSAAPARTPVAEAPAAETPAPAPESLRQKPVQRVASAEAPTTTQAVPAPQAPVGGFSVQLSVRATEKEAEVAFKQAQERYGAVLGGQSPLIRQAEVNGKSIYRVRVGPMSKDSADGLCGKLKAAGAACFVAKN; encoded by the coding sequence ATGACGACCAATGCTTCCCGGGTTCCCGTCGATTACGACGGCTACGAGCAGGATCGGCAGCCGGCTCCCACCCGCCCGGATCAAGCCCGGAATGGCGCCCGGCCCGATCCCCTCGCCGAGCTTGCCCGCATCGTCGGCCAGGACGACCCGTTCCGCGCCCTGCTCGAGGCCAAGGAGGCCAAGGAGGCGAGCCGCAACGAGCCGCGCGGCCGCGTCGAGCCGGTGATGCCGAGCTACGGCGAGGCGCCCGCACCGGAGACCGGCCTGTCCGCCGCCCGCAGCGAGCCGACGCTCGGAGCGCCGCCGGCGCACATGCCGGCCGCCGCCTTCAACCAGTATCTCGCGGCGGTCGAGCGCGAGACCGATTCCGAGCCGGAGGCCGCCCCCCTCGAGCCGGAGGCGACGCCCGAGCCGCGGCCGCGGGGCCGCCGGCGCATCGCCCTCGTCGGCACGGCGCTCGGCATCGTCGCGGCTTCGGTCGGCGGCGCGCTGACCTGGAAGGCCTTCCATCACAGCCGCTCCGGCGCGCCGATCCTGGTGATGGCCGATCAGGCGCCGCTCAAGGTGGCGCCGCAGAATGCCGGCGGCGTCGAGATCCCGGACCAGAACAAGCAGATCTACGAGCGCACCGCCACGGCTCCGGCCAAGGACGGCGGGCAGATCCGCATCGTCAACCGCGAGGAGCAGCCCCTCGACGTCAAGCAGGCAGCGCGCTCGCTCGCCGCCGAGACCGGCGCGGCGGCTTCGCCCGCCACCCCGGGCAACGCCCTGACCGAATCCCTCGGCGAGCCGCGCCGGGTGCGCACCGTCTCGGTCCGGCCCGAGCCCTCGCCGGCGGAAGTCCAGCGCGCGGCGCAGGCCGCCGCGCAAGCGCAGGCCGCGCAAGCGGCGCCGGTCTCGCCGATTCCGACCATGACCCTGCCGACCGAGGCCACGGGCTCCACCCCGGCGCCGGTGACGCCGCGCAGCCCGCGGGCGGTCTCGGCTGCCCCCGCCCGGACGCCGGTCGCCGAGGCGCCCGCCGCCGAGACACCGGCGCCGGCCCCCGAGTCGCTGCGGCAAAAGCCGGTCCAGCGCGTCGCCTCCGCCGAGGCGCCGACCACCACCCAGGCGGTGCCCGCCCCGCAGGCGCCGGTCGGCGGCTTCTCGGTGCAGCTGTCGGTGCGCGCCACCGAGAAGGAGGCCGAGGTCGCCTTCAAGCAGGCCCAGGAGCGCTACGGCGCCGTGCTCGGCGGGCAGTCGCCGCTCATCCGGCAAGCCGAGGTCAACGGCAAGTCGATCTACCGCGTCCGCGTCGGGCCGATGTCGAAGGACAGCGCCGACGGACTGTGCGGCAAGCTCAAGGCCGCGGGCGCCGCCTGCTTCGTCGCCAAGAACTAG